From Lolium perenne isolate Kyuss_39 chromosome 5, Kyuss_2.0, whole genome shotgun sequence, a single genomic window includes:
- the LOC127298594 gene encoding uncharacterized protein isoform X1 — MLNLVHGWPHIVYLTQSLLAHLAASNVRCMHVSSPPVLAAEQLENISYNSVGSTAEHESFSRRKETIQMEHREECLASVEEVFGNDPSIHSDFIAINFFALLNALVCTGIVWKPCCIVHIGPVGNYSFSREAFTRTDPGQYQKVGILQNCFKLSASLLLHILFLIVLLHHLKANLNKVFLFCTSTFKKLPATRDNGSWG; from the exons ATGCTAAATCTTGTCCACGGGTGGCCTCATATAGTTTATTTGACACAGAGTTTGTTAGCACATCTAGCCGCCAGTAACGTTAGGTGCATGCATGTGTCGAGCCCACCTGTGCTTGCCGCCGAACAACTTGAGAATATCTCAT ATAATTCTGTTGGATCAACTGCTGAGCATGAGTCATTTTCACGGCGGAAAGAGACCATTCAGATGGAGCACAGGGAAGAGTGCTTAGCTTCTGTGGAAGAagtgtttggaaatgatccgagcATTCATAGTGACTTTATCGCGATCAATTTCTTCGCCCTG CTTAATGCTCTGGTCTGCACTGGAATAGTATGGAAACCCTGCTGCATAGTTCATATCGGGCCTGTAGGAAattatagtttcagcagggaagcATTCACTAGAACAGACCCAGGACAATATCA GAAGGTTGGCATCTTGCAGAATTGTTTCAAGTTAAGTGCATCATTGCTGCTCCATATTTTGTTCCTTATAG TGCTCCTACATCATTTGAAAGCCAATTTAAACAAAGTTTTCCTCTTCTGTACAAGTACTTTCAAGAAGCTCCCAGCAACACG
- the LOC127298594 gene encoding uncharacterized protein isoform X2, translating to MLNLVHGWPHIVYLTQSLLAHLAASNVRCMHVSSPPVLAAEQLENISYNSVGSTAEHESFSRRKETIQMEHREECLASVEEVFGNDPSIHSDFIAINFFALEGWHLAELFQVKCIIAAPYFVPYSAPTSFESQFKQSFPLLYKYFQEAPSNTG from the exons ATGCTAAATCTTGTCCACGGGTGGCCTCATATAGTTTATTTGACACAGAGTTTGTTAGCACATCTAGCCGCCAGTAACGTTAGGTGCATGCATGTGTCGAGCCCACCTGTGCTTGCCGCCGAACAACTTGAGAATATCTCAT ATAATTCTGTTGGATCAACTGCTGAGCATGAGTCATTTTCACGGCGGAAAGAGACCATTCAGATGGAGCACAGGGAAGAGTGCTTAGCTTCTGTGGAAGAagtgtttggaaatgatccgagcATTCATAGTGACTTTATCGCGATCAATTTCTTCGCCCTG GAAGGTTGGCATCTTGCAGAATTGTTTCAAGTTAAGTGCATCATTGCTGCTCCATATTTTGTTCCTTATAG TGCTCCTACATCATTTGAAAGCCAATTTAAACAAAGTTTTCCTCTTCTGTACAAGTACTTTCAAGAAGCTCCCAGCAACACG